TCTCAGGGATTTATGTGTACCCATGACCTGCAGGGACGGTTTCTATCTGTCAACAGTGCGGGTGCTACGATATTGGGTTATACCCAGGATGAGATACTGGCCATGAGCCTTTTTGATATCGTACCTCCAGCAAGTTATGAAAATATCGCAGCTTATCTTAAGCGGATCAGTCAAACAGGGAAGGACAAAGGGCAGATGGTCACTTTGCCTAAAGATGGCGGTTATTGTATCTGGATGTACAACAACGTCCTAGAGCGTGGACAGGATGGAGAACCCTATGTCATCGGGAATGCAATCGATATTACAGAAAGACATCACCTGGAAGAAGACCTTCGGAAAACCAAAGAAATTCTGGAGCAAACCAACCGCGTTGCGCACGTTGGCGGTTGGGAATTCGATATCGTAACGCAAAAGATCAGTTGGACAAGGATCACTAAAGAAATTCATGGCGTACAGCCCGATTATGAACCAATACTGGAAGAAGCGATCAATTTTTACAAGGAAGGTTATAGCCGGGATGCCATCACTGCGGCGGTTAACGAGGCCATGACCAACGGTACACCCTGGAACCTGGAACTACAAATCATCACTTTGCAGGGAAGGGAATTATGGGTAAGCGCACACGGTTATTCGGAATTCCAAAACGGCGTATGTAAACGTATTTTCGGCACTTTCCAGGACATTGACGAATCCAAACGCGTACAGCTTGAGATTCAAAGCTCCCGAAAATTACTCGATGATGTTTTACAGGCCGCCTCGGAGATCAGTATCATCGCCACGGACGTAAACGGCTTGATTACTGTATTTAACAAAGGGGCTGAAAAACTCCTGGGTTATACGGCCGACGAAATGGTCGGGAAACAAACTCCCGCAATCATTCATTCAACAGTGGAGGTAGAACGGCGTGGACAGGAGCTAAGCGAATCGCTCGGCATTCCTGTGTCGGGTTTCCGGGTATTTGTGCAGGAGGCAGAAATTACGGGCACTGAACAACACGAATGGACCTATATCAAAAAGAATGGCACAACAAGTACTGTTTCGCTAGTGGTTACGGCCATACGGGACATCAACGACCAGATTAATGGCTACCTGGGTATAGCGACAGATATAACTAAACAGAGGATCATCGAGCATGCGCTCAGCGTGGAGAGGGCAAGACTGGGATCGTTCGTTGAACATACGCCTGCCGCGGTCGCTATGCTGGATGGAGATATGCGGTTCATTGCAGTAAGTAACCGCTGGCTGGAGGACTACCATTTAAGTGGCCGGAACATTATCGGTGCATCCTATTATGAAGTTTTTGAAAATATTGATGAAGAAAGACGCGCACGTCACCTTAGAATACTTGGCGGGGCAATCGAAAGTAAAAAAGAAGACAGGTATCGTTTGAAAGGTGACCTGGAAGATCAATTTATCACCTGGGAAATGAGGCCATGGTATGCCCATGACGGAAAAGTGGGCGGCATTATGATCTTTACCCAAAATATCACCTCAATCATTTTACAGCGGGAGGAGCTTAAGCTAGCCAAACAACGGGCAGAAGAGGCTAATATTGCCAAGTCTGAATTTCTGGCCAATATGAGCCACGAAATCAGAACGCCATTGAACGGGGTCATCGGCTTTACAGATCTGGTCATGAAGACCCCTTTGAACGAAACCCAACACCAGTATATTCACATCGTTAACCAATCCGCCAACGCCCTCCTTAGTATCATCAATGATATCCTTGATTTTTCCAAGATAGAAGCCGGAAAGCTGGAACTCGACATTGAGAGGTGTGACCTTTACGAAATAAGCAGCCAGGCCACAGACATCATTACCTACCAGGTGCAGACCAAGGGACTGGAGATGCTATTGAACCTCCAACCAGACCTGCCAAGGTTTATCTACGCCGATGCGATCCGCATCAAACAGGTATTGGTAAACCTTTTAGGTAACGCCTCCAAGTTTACTGAAAATGGAGAAATCGAATTAAAGATTGAGAAGCTAAGCGCAAGTCCTCAGGAAACCATCATGCGTTTCGCGGTAAGGGACACTGGCATCGGGATTAAAGCAGATAAACAACAAAAGATATTTGAAGCATTTTCGCAGGAAGATAGCTCAACCACCAAGAAATATGGCGGTACGGGGCTTGGATTGACGATCTCCAATAAACTGCTCGGCTTAATGGGCAGTAGGCTGGAATTAACGAGTACGCCAAACATAGGGAGCATATTTTATTTTGATGTAACTTTTCGTTCCGAACAAGGGGATGCGCTGGAATGGGCGGACCTAAACGAGGTAAAAAACGTTCTGGTCGTAGATGACAATGATAACAACCGGCATATCGTAGCGACCATGCTTTCGCTGAAAAACATACAAACCACCGAGGCAGCCAACGGCTTTGAAGTTCTTCAATTGCTTACCAAAGGTAACACTTACGATGCGATCATCATGGATTACCATATGCCGTATATGGACGGACTGGAAACGATCCGGAAGATCAGGGAGAATTTTCTCAGGACCAGTGCCGAGCAGGCATTCATTTTACTGCATAGCTCTTCAGACGACGGCAAGATCATCGCAACCAGTGAAGAACTCAAGATCGCTTACCGCCTGACCAAACCTTTGAAAATGCAGGAACTCTACCACGCATTATCAAGGCTTCATCATAAAGCGACAAATACAAAGCAGCCAGACACTGAAGAAAAGCAACCATCAAGCCTTGCTTTCCTGATACTTGTTGCTGAAGACAATGCAATCAATATGCTTCTGGCCCGTACAATCATCAAAAAAATCGCCCCTAATACAACCGTTATAGAAGCACGGAACGGTCTGGAAGCATTAGATCTATGTAAAAACAAGTTACCGGATCTGATCTTTATGGACATCCAGATGCCAGAAATGAATGGCTATGAAGCCACTAAGGCTATACGAGAAATCAATGACCAAAGGCACGTGCCGATCATTGCCCTTACTGCCGGCAATGTAAAAGGCGAAAAAGAAAAGTGCCTTTCCTCCGGGATGGATGACTTTCTGGTTAAACCTTTTTTAGAGAACGACATCCTGACCACTTTTAATAAATGGCTGGACCTAGGCCGGGAAGAAGGAAATGGCAAATCACCTGATTTTGAAAATGGATCAGCGCAACATTTTGATATTAAAAAACTTAAAAGTTATTTGGGAGAGGATTATTCAACAATTAAGGACGCCCTTAACCTGGTGATTGTAGAATTAACGACTTCAAGAGAGCTCATCGAAAAGGCAGCAGAAAAGCAAGCGCTTACTGAGATAAATAGTGTAGGACATAAACTTTACGGAACAGCCATTTCATCAGGACTATACCAATTATCCCTATTAGCGAACGACCTTGAACATTTGAAGGACATTGACAAGCCCAATTTTCCAGAATTACTTGAGCAGTTTAACCATGAGATCAAAACTGTTATAACATTAATTAATGAGGTTTTAATACAAAAAGAAAAGCCTACAAATATTTAATTTGTAGGCTTTTACCTATTTCAAATGACCATTTGCGGAGAGAGAGGGATTCGAACCCTCGGTACCGTGAGGTACACACGCTTTCCAAGCGTGCTCGTTCGGCCACTCTGACACCTCTCCTTTTTCAGGATTGCAAAAGTATTAATTTTTTCCAATCCTAAAAGGATTTATTCCACAACGGTTACTTTAAGCATGTTTGTTTTGCCTTTTTTCTCCATTGGAATTGCTGCGGTGTTGATCAGGATATCGCCTTTTTTAACCAATTTAAATTCTTTAAGCAACTGGTTTACATCTTCGATGGTTTGATCGGTACTGTCAAATTTATCATAGTAGAAACCTTGTACACCCCATAGCAAGCTTAAGCTGTTTAACAAGCTTCTGTTACTAGTAAAGATATAAGTTAAGGCTTTTGGCCTGTGGCTTGAAATCTGGAACGCAGTATAACCGCTCAAAGTCATAGATACGATACCTACCGCACCAGTCTGTTTA
The nucleotide sequence above comes from Pedobacter sp. MC2016-14. Encoded proteins:
- a CDS encoding PAS domain S-box protein, which translates into the protein MHQPRPDHEKARLNALKNYSILDSLSEEEFDRITEQASLICDVPISLISLIDENRQWFKSKVGLSVNETSRDLAFCNYAILGTEILEVEDATKDDRFKNNELVTGDPNIRFYAGQPLIDPDGFALGTLCVIDREPKALTSTQTRLLQLLAKQTITLIVERRQKAELKNFENLFNLSNDLICIAGTDGFFKKVNPAFNKILGWENEVLLTTSFFELVHPDDLEITRNEIQHLSEGFNTINFTHRFYSKTGEYKTLQWVATPEPLTGNLFAIARDISEEKLKEHQLMLSEERARAFFENSQGFMCTHDLQGRFLSVNSAGATILGYTQDEILAMSLFDIVPPASYENIAAYLKRISQTGKDKGQMVTLPKDGGYCIWMYNNVLERGQDGEPYVIGNAIDITERHHLEEDLRKTKEILEQTNRVAHVGGWEFDIVTQKISWTRITKEIHGVQPDYEPILEEAINFYKEGYSRDAITAAVNEAMTNGTPWNLELQIITLQGRELWVSAHGYSEFQNGVCKRIFGTFQDIDESKRVQLEIQSSRKLLDDVLQAASEISIIATDVNGLITVFNKGAEKLLGYTADEMVGKQTPAIIHSTVEVERRGQELSESLGIPVSGFRVFVQEAEITGTEQHEWTYIKKNGTTSTVSLVVTAIRDINDQINGYLGIATDITKQRIIEHALSVERARLGSFVEHTPAAVAMLDGDMRFIAVSNRWLEDYHLSGRNIIGASYYEVFENIDEERRARHLRILGGAIESKKEDRYRLKGDLEDQFITWEMRPWYAHDGKVGGIMIFTQNITSIILQREELKLAKQRAEEANIAKSEFLANMSHEIRTPLNGVIGFTDLVMKTPLNETQHQYIHIVNQSANALLSIINDILDFSKIEAGKLELDIERCDLYEISSQATDIITYQVQTKGLEMLLNLQPDLPRFIYADAIRIKQVLVNLLGNASKFTENGEIELKIEKLSASPQETIMRFAVRDTGIGIKADKQQKIFEAFSQEDSSTTKKYGGTGLGLTISNKLLGLMGSRLELTSTPNIGSIFYFDVTFRSEQGDALEWADLNEVKNVLVVDDNDNNRHIVATMLSLKNIQTTEAANGFEVLQLLTKGNTYDAIIMDYHMPYMDGLETIRKIRENFLRTSAEQAFILLHSSSDDGKIIATSEELKIAYRLTKPLKMQELYHALSRLHHKATNTKQPDTEEKQPSSLAFLILVAEDNAINMLLARTIIKKIAPNTTVIEARNGLEALDLCKNKLPDLIFMDIQMPEMNGYEATKAIREINDQRHVPIIALTAGNVKGEKEKCLSSGMDDFLVKPFLENDILTTFNKWLDLGREEGNGKSPDFENGSAQHFDIKKLKSYLGEDYSTIKDALNLVIVELTTSRELIEKAAEKQALTEINSVGHKLYGTAISSGLYQLSLLANDLEHLKDIDKPNFPELLEQFNHEIKTVITLINEVLIQKEKPTNI